Proteins from a single region of Chryseobacterium scophthalmum:
- a CDS encoding SIMPL domain-containing protein: MKLKHLLLVGIFAAGSLMNAQEVKKNAIEVTGVAEMEVEPDEIIFSIGIKADNKNQLADSEKLLFETLKNNGVKNEDIKFKSMYQNLYSKTTKFNKSFQFKVNAKTNVSKLFEDLNQKWVSNLNIAEIKNTKIADFRKTVKINALKAAKEKADYLLGSINKKTGDAIEIVEIEDYMSDSILPVAYRSKMANVQLEAADQSIDYSFDNIENFKLKYSIKTKYEIL, encoded by the coding sequence ATGAAACTGAAACACCTTTTATTAGTAGGAATTTTTGCAGCAGGAAGTTTGATGAATGCGCAGGAAGTAAAGAAAAATGCAATTGAAGTAACGGGAGTTGCCGAAATGGAAGTAGAACCGGATGAGATCATCTTTAGCATCGGTATAAAAGCCGATAACAAAAATCAATTAGCAGACAGCGAAAAACTTTTATTTGAAACACTGAAAAACAACGGTGTAAAAAATGAAGACATCAAATTCAAATCGATGTACCAGAATTTATATTCGAAAACAACGAAGTTTAACAAGAGTTTTCAATTTAAAGTAAATGCGAAAACCAATGTGAGTAAGCTTTTCGAAGATTTAAACCAGAAATGGGTAAGCAATCTGAATATTGCAGAAATTAAAAACACAAAAATTGCAGATTTCAGAAAAACGGTTAAAATCAATGCACTAAAAGCGGCGAAAGAAAAAGCTGATTATCTCTTGGGAAGCATCAACAAAAAGACAGGAGATGCAATTGAGATTGTAGAAATTGAAGATTATATGAGTGATTCTATTCTTCCTGTTGCTTACAGAAGCAAAATGGCGAATGTACAGTTGGAAGCAGCCGACCAAAGTATCGATTATTCGTTCGACAACATCGAAAATTTCAAGCTGAAATACAGCATTAAAACAAAATACGAAATTCTTTAG
- a CDS encoding DUF4139 domain-containing protein: MRHSILILILMVSFFKSQEIKKEIDVKQATVFLQGAKVFGSTNVTLQKGRNTVKIINLPNDLDENTYKINLEKNTTLLSITPQSNYLKNDELTDGEKKLDDERKKIQRHVNLLNIQIKNLTGEQNIINDNLKVSTNDKSTPQEQLIKLTEFYRKRMLEIDNQAFLLTEQKSTLDENIAKINKQFSEEQTHKTQNRKELILEILAENEMNLNLGLSYIVSNAGWVPSYDLRALSTKKPLEIVYKGKIYQKTGQDWNNVKLFVSTYRPSYNQNRPILSPLYVAEYTAYNNEDAKVGYMQKAKAEMSNSYQMRAEVAAPSQIPVATVSDNQMNILYELNYNQTIVSQEKEQYVILDKKNVEANYKYHTVPKLNNQVFLMAFVKNWQNLNLISGEANIYFEDNYIGKTNITSNYVKDEFPISLGVDERIVVKRIKLEDKTAQKSFNSNKFETEAYEISIRNNTKENIELEVLDQIPLSENQKITVKTLNIGDGDFDTKTGSILWNRKINSGASEKINFSYEVKYPKEMQIQYYSR, encoded by the coding sequence ATGCGACACTCTATTTTAATACTCATTTTGATGGTTTCGTTTTTTAAATCTCAGGAAATTAAAAAAGAAATCGACGTAAAACAAGCAACTGTATTTTTACAGGGCGCGAAAGTTTTCGGAAGCACAAACGTTACTCTTCAAAAAGGAAGAAATACTGTGAAAATTATTAACCTTCCGAATGATTTAGATGAAAATACTTACAAAATCAATCTTGAGAAAAACACTACCCTTTTATCAATCACTCCGCAAAGCAATTATCTTAAAAATGACGAACTGACCGATGGCGAAAAAAAACTGGATGATGAAAGAAAAAAAATTCAGAGACACGTCAATTTATTGAATATTCAAATTAAAAATCTGACGGGCGAACAAAATATCATTAATGACAATCTTAAAGTTTCAACCAACGATAAATCGACTCCGCAAGAACAGTTGATAAAACTGACTGAATTTTACAGAAAAAGAATGCTGGAAATCGATAATCAGGCTTTTCTTCTGACTGAACAAAAATCTACGCTTGATGAAAATATTGCCAAAATCAACAAGCAATTTTCTGAAGAACAGACTCATAAGACACAAAACAGAAAAGAATTAATTCTTGAAATTCTTGCCGAAAATGAAATGAATCTGAATCTTGGACTAAGTTATATCGTTTCCAATGCAGGTTGGGTTCCATCTTATGATTTGAGAGCTTTGTCTACGAAAAAACCTTTAGAAATTGTCTACAAAGGAAAAATCTACCAGAAAACCGGACAAGACTGGAACAATGTGAAACTTTTCGTGTCCACTTACAGACCTTCTTACAACCAAAACAGGCCAATTCTATCACCACTTTACGTCGCAGAATATACGGCTTACAATAATGAGGATGCAAAAGTAGGTTATATGCAAAAAGCGAAAGCAGAAATGTCGAATTCTTATCAAATGCGAGCGGAAGTTGCTGCACCAAGTCAGATTCCTGTTGCGACAGTTTCGGATAATCAGATGAACATTCTGTATGAATTGAATTATAATCAAACCATCGTAAGTCAGGAAAAAGAACAATATGTGATTTTAGATAAGAAAAATGTCGAGGCTAATTACAAATATCATACGGTTCCGAAACTGAACAATCAGGTTTTCTTAATGGCTTTTGTAAAAAACTGGCAAAATTTAAATCTTATTTCTGGAGAAGCAAATATTTATTTTGAAGATAATTATATCGGAAAAACCAATATTACAAGCAATTATGTAAAAGATGAATTCCCGATTTCTCTTGGTGTTGATGAAAGAATTGTGGTAAAACGCATCAAACTTGAAGATAAAACCGCTCAAAAATCTTTCAACTCCAATAAATTCGAAACAGAAGCTTACGAAATATCCATTAGAAACAACACGAAAGAAAATATTGAACTGGAGGTTTTAGACCAAATTCCATTAAGTGAAAATCAGAAAATCACAGTGAAAACTTTAAACATCGGCGACGGAGATTTTGATACTAAAACAGGAAGCATTCTTTGGAACAGAAAGATCAACAGCGGAGCTTCAGAAAAAATCAATTTCTCTTATGAAGTAAAATATCCGAAGGAAATGCAGATTCAGTATTACAGTAGATAG
- a CDS encoding vWA domain-containing protein, translated as MNTLKVLTVTASVFAFLSAGKISDNRCSSKANEREIVESNISNQPQISVSKDNKIQVALLLDTSNSMDGLIDQAKSRLWNIVNTLTTLKYNGQAPQVEIALYEYGNDGLKDENYIRQVTPLTQDLDLVSEKLFALRTNGGNEYCGAVIRDASANLKWDGNEKSMKLIYIAGNEPFDQGKISYKDVISKAKTKNIYTNTIFCGSREEGIQSHWQNGASLGDGKYFNIDSDQKVIYIETPYDVKISQYNSKLNDTYISYGSRGSEMKNKQTTQDSNAEMQSASNAVERAVSKSKKNAYKNDHWDLVDKVEKDKSYISSIKEDELPSELKGKSKDEIKKIVAQKSADRDKIQKEIEVLARKRQEFIDIETKKRGSSEGDDLGKAIERSIVELAKKNGYSF; from the coding sequence ATGAACACATTAAAAGTTTTAACAGTAACAGCAAGCGTATTCGCTTTTTTGAGTGCAGGAAAAATTTCAGATAACCGTTGCAGCAGCAAAGCCAACGAGAGAGAAATTGTAGAAAGTAACATTTCAAATCAGCCACAAATTTCGGTTTCAAAAGATAATAAAATTCAAGTTGCTTTGCTTTTGGATACTTCCAACAGTATGGATGGATTAATCGATCAGGCAAAGTCAAGACTTTGGAATATCGTCAATACGTTGACGACTTTAAAATACAACGGACAAGCGCCACAAGTGGAAATTGCTCTTTATGAATACGGAAATGATGGTTTAAAAGATGAAAATTACATCAGACAAGTAACTCCGTTGACGCAAGATTTAGATTTAGTTTCGGAAAAACTTTTTGCTTTAAGAACCAATGGCGGAAATGAATATTGCGGAGCGGTCATTCGTGATGCATCTGCCAATTTAAAATGGGACGGAAACGAGAAAAGCATGAAACTGATCTACATTGCCGGAAATGAACCTTTTGACCAAGGAAAAATTAGTTATAAAGATGTTATTTCTAAAGCTAAAACCAAAAACATTTACACGAATACGATTTTCTGCGGAAGCCGTGAAGAAGGCATTCAATCTCATTGGCAAAATGGAGCGAGCTTAGGAGACGGAAAATATTTTAATATCGACAGCGACCAAAAAGTGATTTATATTGAGACGCCTTATGATGTGAAAATTTCACAATACAATTCCAAGCTAAACGACACTTATATTTCTTACGGAAGTCGCGGTTCTGAAATGAAAAATAAGCAAACGACCCAAGATTCAAATGCAGAGATGCAATCTGCTTCGAATGCCGTTGAAAGAGCCGTAAGTAAATCGAAGAAAAACGCTTACAAAAACGATCATTGGGATTTGGTGGATAAAGTTGAAAAAGACAAAAGCTACATTTCATCAATAAAAGAAGACGAATTACCTTCTGAATTAAAAGGAAAAAGTAAAGATGAAATCAAAAAAATTGTTGCTCAAAAATCTGCAGACCGAGATAAAATTCAAAAAGAAATTGAAGTTCTCGCAAGAAAAAGACAGGAATTCATTGATATTGAAACCAAAAAACGAGGAAGTTCTGAAGGCGATGATCTAGGAAAAGCGATTGAAAGATCTATTGTGGAATTGGCAAAAAAGAACGGATATAGTTTTTAG
- a CDS encoding NAD(P)/FAD-dependent oxidoreductase produces the protein MDLKSNEPFWLLKNGLISSYPSLKSDEECDVLVIGGGITGSLIAHQMIKDGYQTILIDKREICNGSTSATTSMLQYEIDTPLYELIEMIGEKGAVESYKACSKSIDDLEKLTKEIKARSGFKRKQSLYFASKKKDAIWLEKEYEARRKAGFDVTWLGIEDIEEKFGFQNTYGGILSKQGASIDAFKFAHELLRFNVNKGLKVFDKTEMKSVKYLRDHNLALTTDGFNIKAKKIIYCVGYESSTMIKEHFVDLKSTFAIVSEIDNDKFKNIEHTLVWNTDDPYIYMRSTDDERLLIGGGDEDFSNPEKRDSLLNKKEKEILKNLKRIKPDYHFYTDFVWAGTFGETKDGLPYIGVHEGFKNSYFVLGFGGNGITFSVTGMEMASAFMKNETHQLSEYFKFGR, from the coding sequence ATGGACTTGAAATCTAACGAACCTTTCTGGCTTTTAAAAAATGGTTTAATATCTTCTTATCCTTCCCTGAAATCTGATGAAGAATGTGATGTTCTTGTGATTGGTGGCGGAATTACAGGAAGTCTTATTGCCCATCAAATGATAAAAGACGGATATCAAACCATTTTAATTGATAAACGTGAAATCTGCAATGGAAGCACTTCAGCGACAACCTCGATGTTGCAGTATGAAATTGATACTCCGCTTTACGAATTGATTGAAATGATTGGCGAAAAAGGTGCGGTAGAAAGTTACAAAGCTTGTTCAAAATCTATAGATGACCTGGAAAAACTGACAAAAGAAATAAAAGCCCGATCTGGTTTTAAGAGAAAGCAGTCTTTATATTTTGCGTCGAAAAAGAAAGATGCGATTTGGCTGGAAAAGGAATATGAAGCCCGAAGAAAAGCCGGATTTGATGTGACGTGGCTCGGAATTGAAGATATTGAAGAAAAATTCGGATTTCAAAATACGTACGGTGGAATTTTATCTAAACAAGGTGCAAGTATTGATGCGTTTAAATTTGCTCATGAATTGCTGAGGTTTAATGTCAATAAAGGCTTAAAAGTTTTTGATAAAACAGAAATGAAATCGGTGAAATATTTACGAGATCATAATTTAGCATTAACCACTGATGGTTTTAATATTAAAGCTAAAAAAATCATTTATTGTGTAGGTTATGAAAGCTCAACAATGATAAAAGAACATTTCGTAGATCTTAAAAGTACATTTGCCATAGTTTCTGAAATTGACAATGATAAATTTAAAAATATAGAACACACTCTTGTTTGGAATACCGATGATCCTTATATTTATATGCGATCTACAGACGACGAAAGACTACTAATCGGTGGTGGAGACGAAGATTTTTCTAATCCCGAAAAACGCGACTCTTTACTAAATAAAAAAGAAAAAGAAATTCTGAAAAATCTAAAAAGAATAAAACCCGATTACCATTTTTACACCGATTTTGTATGGGCCGGAACTTTTGGTGAAACGAAAGACGGACTTCCATACATCGGCGTTCATGAAGGTTTCAAAAACTCGTATTTCGTTTTAGGATTTGGTGGAAACGGAATTACTTTTTCTGTCACCGGAATGGAAATGGCTTCCGCTTTTATGAAAAATGAAACGCATCAACTTTCTGAATATTTTAAATTTGGAAGATAA
- a CDS encoding SpoIIAA family protein, with product MITILNDAPENVAAFNATGEVTREDFENLVIPYVKNKVEQFDELNYLLYLDTDLSNFTMGAWLQDALLGIKNITKWNRAAIVTDEEGVQNFTDIFSVLMPGEFKSFPKENLYNALYWCQNGNEVHK from the coding sequence ATGATAACAATACTTAATGATGCTCCGGAAAATGTAGCAGCTTTCAATGCAACTGGTGAAGTAACCAGAGAAGATTTTGAGAATCTTGTCATTCCTTACGTGAAAAATAAAGTAGAACAATTTGATGAATTAAATTACCTCCTTTATCTGGATACCGATTTAAGCAATTTTACGATGGGAGCCTGGCTTCAGGATGCACTTTTAGGTATAAAAAATATTACCAAATGGAACAGAGCAGCCATTGTAACAGATGAAGAAGGAGTGCAGAATTTCACTGATATTTTTAGTGTTCTAATGCCGGGAGAATTTAAATCTTTTCCAAAAGAAAATCTCTACAACGCTTTGTATTGGTGTCAAAACGGGAACGAAGTTCATAAATAA
- a CDS encoding MFS transporter: protein MMFDKRILPLAIGGLAIGTTEFTIMGLLPDIAKTLQITIPQAGHLIAAYALGVVIGAPILIGYSVKFPPKKVLLALMVIFTIFNALSAIAPDYNSMLIIRFMSGLPHGAFFGVGTVVASRMAGKGKEALYISLMFTGLTVANLAMVPLVTYIGHEFHWRWYFAIVAVIGIATLLALKLWLPAMEKKKDSHFLEELKFLKGKQSWLVLMITAIGFGGLFTWFSYITPLMTVVSKIESGYMAYVMILAGAGMVVGNLAGGFLSDRLGPEKTCSLLLFLMMTSLAGVFFLSQYQSISLVLTFICGALSMSIAAPINIMMMKAAPKSEMMAAAFMQAAFNIANAMGAFLGGIPLEHGLSYNYPSLVGVGMTVIGLIISIVYFYLYRSSDGEEKEIAVECATCDQ from the coding sequence ATGATGTTTGATAAAAGAATTTTGCCTTTGGCAATCGGTGGTTTGGCAATCGGAACTACAGAATTTACGATTATGGGATTGCTTCCCGATATTGCAAAAACACTTCAGATTACCATTCCGCAAGCTGGTCATTTAATTGCAGCGTATGCTTTGGGAGTTGTAATTGGAGCACCCATTTTGATTGGGTATTCCGTAAAATTTCCACCCAAAAAAGTATTGCTTGCTTTAATGGTGATTTTCACAATTTTTAATGCCTTATCTGCTATTGCGCCTGATTATAATTCGATGTTGATTATCAGATTTATGTCTGGCTTACCACACGGTGCATTCTTCGGAGTAGGAACTGTGGTTGCATCAAGAATGGCAGGAAAAGGAAAAGAGGCATTGTATATTTCATTAATGTTTACCGGATTAACGGTTGCCAATTTGGCGATGGTTCCTTTGGTAACTTACATCGGACATGAATTTCACTGGCGTTGGTATTTTGCAATTGTTGCTGTGATTGGGATTGCCACTTTATTAGCTTTAAAACTTTGGCTTCCTGCAATGGAAAAAAAGAAGGACAGTCATTTCTTGGAAGAATTAAAATTTTTGAAAGGGAAACAATCGTGGCTGGTTTTAATGATTACGGCAATCGGTTTTGGTGGATTGTTCACTTGGTTTAGCTACATCACACCTTTAATGACGGTGGTTTCAAAAATTGAAAGCGGTTATATGGCTTATGTGATGATTCTTGCAGGTGCAGGAATGGTTGTTGGAAATTTGGCAGGAGGTTTTCTTTCAGACAGATTGGGTCCGGAAAAAACGTGTTCATTGTTATTGTTTTTAATGATGACTTCATTGGCAGGAGTGTTTTTCCTTTCTCAATATCAAAGTATTTCGTTGGTTTTGACCTTTATTTGCGGAGCTTTATCGATGTCGATTGCGGCGCCGATTAATATCATGATGATGAAGGCTGCTCCAAAAAGTGAAATGATGGCCGCTGCTTTTATGCAGGCCGCATTTAATATTGCAAATGCAATGGGTGCTTTCTTAGGTGGAATTCCCTTGGAACACGGTTTATCTTACAATTATCCTTCGCTTGTAGGAGTCGGGATGACGGTGATTGGGTTAATTATTAGTATTGTTTATTTTTATCTGTACCGTTCATCAGATGGAGAAGAAAAAGAAATAGCGGTAGAATGTGCTACCTGTGACCAATAA
- the lipA gene encoding lipoyl synthase, with amino-acid sequence MENLVQDTTVQKPKWIRVKLPTGKNYRELRTLVDKYKLNTICQSGSCPNMGECWGEGTATFMILGNICTRSCGFCGVKTGKPMDVNWDEPEKVARSIKLMKIKHAVLTSVDRDDLKDMGSILWGETVNAVRRISPGTTMETLIPDFQGLTKHLDRLVDVAPEVISHNMETVKRLTREVRIQAKYERSLEVLRYLKEAGQNRTKTGLMLGLGEEKDEVFQTIEDIRNANVDVITMGQYLQPTKKHLPVKKFITPEEFDEFGDFARSLGFRHVESSPLVRSSYHAEKHIH; translated from the coding sequence ATGGAGAATTTAGTTCAAGATACTACCGTTCAAAAACCAAAATGGATTCGTGTAAAACTTCCTACCGGAAAGAATTACAGAGAATTGAGAACTTTGGTTGATAAATATAAATTAAATACAATTTGCCAAAGTGGAAGCTGCCCAAATATGGGTGAATGTTGGGGAGAAGGAACGGCAACTTTCATGATTTTAGGAAATATCTGTACAAGAAGTTGTGGATTTTGTGGTGTAAAAACCGGAAAACCAATGGATGTAAACTGGGATGAACCTGAAAAAGTGGCTCGTTCAATTAAATTAATGAAGATCAAACACGCTGTTTTAACTTCTGTTGACCGTGACGATTTGAAAGATATGGGTTCTATTCTTTGGGGTGAAACTGTAAATGCAGTAAGAAGAATTTCTCCTGGAACAACGATGGAGACTTTGATTCCGGATTTCCAGGGCCTTACAAAACACTTAGACAGATTGGTAGATGTTGCTCCTGAAGTAATTTCTCACAATATGGAAACGGTAAAACGTTTGACAAGAGAAGTGAGAATTCAGGCGAAATATGAAAGAAGTCTTGAAGTTTTAAGATATTTAAAAGAAGCAGGACAAAATAGAACAAAAACCGGATTGATGCTTGGTTTAGGTGAAGAAAAAGATGAGGTATTCCAAACCATTGAAGATATTAGAAATGCCAATGTAGATGTTATTACAATGGGACAATATTTACAGCCGACCAAAAAACATCTTCCAGTAAAGAAATTTATCACTCCTGAAGAGTTTGATGAATTCGGGGATTTTGCAAGAAGCTTAGGATTCAGACACGTTGAAAGTTCGCCTTTGGTGAGAAGTTCCTACCACGCAGAAAAACATATTCATTAA
- a CDS encoding RNA polymerase sigma factor, whose protein sequence is MKDEQLFPLIQKAKEKDQKAQTKLINVFWLDVFSFVMKKVHDENDADEITVNVFSKVLSKLDLYDPHFQFKTWILTIAQNTIIDFWRRKSRENQDPTENLDEVKNHYAKSPEELMISDEEQKKIIKTIESLDVNYQDIIRLRFFEEKSIKEIAEELGISVANTKVRVMRAKKVLAELLKNNEFEDN, encoded by the coding sequence ATGAAAGACGAGCAATTATTTCCTCTCATCCAAAAAGCAAAGGAAAAAGACCAGAAAGCACAAACTAAACTGATCAATGTTTTTTGGTTAGATGTTTTTTCTTTTGTGATGAAGAAAGTGCATGACGAAAATGATGCGGATGAAATTACGGTAAATGTTTTTTCAAAAGTTTTATCGAAACTCGATCTATATGATCCTCATTTTCAGTTTAAAACCTGGATTCTGACGATCGCTCAAAATACAATTATTGATTTCTGGCGTAGAAAAAGCCGTGAAAATCAAGATCCTACCGAAAATCTGGATGAAGTAAAAAATCATTATGCAAAATCTCCGGAAGAACTGATGATTTCTGATGAAGAACAAAAGAAAATCATCAAAACTATCGAATCTTTAGACGTTAATTATCAGGATATTATCAGATTAAGATTCTTTGAAGAAAAAAGCATCAAAGAAATCGCTGAAGAACTGGGGATTTCTGTTGCTAATACGAAAGTTCGTGTAATGAGAGCGAAAAAAGTTTTAGCTGAGCTGTTGAAAAATAATGAGTTTGAGGATAATTAA
- the tyrS gene encoding tyrosine--tRNA ligase produces MNSFIEELKWRGLFADMMPGTDEQLNKEMTTAYIGFDPTADSLHIGSLIQIKILAHFQQHGHKPIALVGGATGMIGDPSGKSAERNLLDESTLLHYVDCLQNQLSRFLNFDGNETNKAELVNNYDWMKNISFLDFAKNVGKNITVNYMMAKDSVKKRLSGEAGVDGMSFTEFTYQLIQGYDFLHLYQNNGVKLQMGGSDQWGNITTGTELIRRKAQGEAFALTVPLITKADGSKFGKSESGENYWLDKKKTSPYKFYQFWLNATDDDAERFIKFYTFLGREEIEALVEEHKTAPHERKLQKRLAEEVTVWVHGREEYERALKASEILFGKSTAEDLVSLDEEIFLEIFDGVPQKEVAKADVLGINIVDLLSEKSGFLKSKSEATRELKGNSISVNKEKVNEVYTANETDLIDGKFLLLQKGKKSYFIVKVI; encoded by the coding sequence ATGAACTCTTTTATTGAAGAACTGAAATGGCGCGGTCTTTTTGCCGATATGATGCCCGGAACAGATGAACAACTGAATAAGGAAATGACAACTGCCTATATCGGTTTTGATCCTACCGCAGATTCTTTACATATCGGAAGTCTTATTCAGATTAAAATTCTGGCTCATTTTCAGCAGCATGGTCACAAACCTATCGCTTTGGTAGGTGGCGCAACAGGAATGATTGGTGACCCTTCAGGTAAATCTGCAGAGAGAAATCTTTTGGATGAATCAACCCTTTTACATTATGTTGACTGTTTGCAAAACCAACTTTCAAGATTTTTAAATTTTGATGGAAATGAAACCAACAAAGCAGAATTGGTCAACAATTACGACTGGATGAAAAATATTTCTTTCCTTGATTTTGCTAAAAATGTTGGAAAAAACATCACGGTCAACTACATGATGGCAAAAGATTCTGTAAAGAAAAGACTTTCAGGGGAAGCTGGTGTTGACGGAATGAGTTTTACAGAGTTTACTTATCAATTGATTCAAGGATATGATTTCCTTCATTTATATCAGAATAATGGTGTAAAACTTCAGATGGGAGGTTCTGACCAATGGGGAAATATCACTACAGGTACAGAATTAATCCGTAGAAAAGCACAGGGAGAAGCATTTGCATTGACTGTTCCTTTGATTACAAAAGCTGACGGTTCTAAATTTGGAAAATCTGAAAGCGGAGAAAATTATTGGTTAGACAAAAAGAAAACTTCACCTTATAAATTTTACCAGTTTTGGTTGAATGCAACTGATGATGATGCTGAAAGATTCATTAAATTCTATACCTTTTTAGGAAGAGAAGAAATTGAAGCTTTAGTTGAAGAGCACAAAACAGCTCCACATGAAAGAAAACTTCAAAAGAGATTAGCTGAAGAAGTTACGGTTTGGGTGCATGGAAGAGAAGAATACGAAAGAGCTTTGAAAGCTTCAGAAATTCTGTTTGGAAAATCTACTGCAGAAGATCTGGTAAGTCTTGATGAAGAAATTTTCTTAGAAATTTTTGACGGAGTTCCTCAGAAAGAAGTCGCTAAAGCGGATGTTTTAGGAATTAACATTGTTGATTTACTTTCAGAAAAATCAGGTTTCCTGAAATCTAAAAGTGAAGCAACAAGAGAATTAAAAGGAAACTCAATTTCTGTAAACAAAGAAAAGGTAAACGAAGTTTATACCGCAAACGAAACTGATTTGATTGACGGTAAATTCTTATTATTACAAAAAGGAAAGAAAAGTTACTTTATTGTAAAAGTGATTTAA
- a CDS encoding MmpS family transport accessory protein: MKKMKLKNVLKGSFVMVMAALVFGFVTSCSNDDDDNIPGTNKTHKVVFKAEASAGSNIEIAVYGIDGNPTTATSLSGTTWSSPEITTEAGAMSANVAINAVGASTSSTLKVQIWVDGELKKEGTSSGQYLSASASHTF; the protein is encoded by the coding sequence ATGAAAAAAATGAAATTGAAAAACGTATTGAAAGGCTCATTTGTAATGGTGATGGCAGCGTTGGTTTTTGGCTTTGTAACATCGTGCAGCAATGATGACGACGACAATATTCCTGGAACCAACAAAACACATAAAGTAGTTTTCAAAGCAGAAGCATCTGCAGGAAGTAATATTGAGATCGCTGTTTACGGAATCGATGGAAATCCTACCACTGCAACCAGCTTAAGCGGAACAACATGGTCAAGCCCGGAAATCACTACTGAAGCCGGGGCAATGAGCGCAAATGTTGCAATAAATGCAGTAGGAGCGAGTACTTCTTCTACTTTGAAGGTTCAGATCTGGGTAGATGGTGAACTTAAAAAAGAAGGAACTTCAAGCGGGCAGTATTTATCTGCTTCAGCAAGTCATACATTCTAA